One region of Micromonospora ureilytica genomic DNA includes:
- the lipA gene encoding lipoyl synthase: MTIEHSAPTTGQAARTATAAPEGRRLLRIEARNAETPIERKPPWIKVKAKMGPEYTQLRGLVSREGLHTVCQEAGCPNIYECWEDREATFLIGGDQCTRRCDFCQIDTGKPAEFDADEPRRVAESVVSMGLRYATITGVARDDLPDGGAWLYAETVRQIHALQPGCGVELLIPDFNAVPEQLAEVFGSRPEVLAHNVETVPRIFKRIRPAFRYDRSLDVIRQARADGLVTKSNLILGMGEERAEVSQALRDLHDAGCELITITQYLRPSPRHHPVTRWVKPEEFVELREEAEEIGFAGVMSGPLVRSSYRAGRLYQQAIDARAAATVVTAG, encoded by the coding sequence GTGACGATCGAGCACTCCGCGCCGACGACCGGCCAGGCAGCGCGCACCGCAACGGCGGCCCCCGAGGGGCGGCGCCTGCTGCGGATCGAGGCGCGTAACGCCGAGACGCCGATCGAGCGCAAACCGCCGTGGATCAAGGTCAAGGCCAAGATGGGCCCGGAGTACACCCAGCTGCGCGGGCTCGTCTCGCGCGAGGGGCTGCACACCGTCTGCCAGGAGGCCGGCTGCCCCAACATCTACGAGTGTTGGGAAGACCGGGAGGCCACCTTCCTCATCGGCGGTGACCAGTGCACCCGGCGCTGCGACTTCTGCCAGATCGACACCGGCAAGCCTGCCGAGTTCGACGCGGACGAGCCGCGCCGCGTCGCCGAGTCGGTGGTCTCGATGGGGCTGCGCTACGCCACCATCACCGGTGTCGCCCGTGACGACCTGCCCGACGGCGGCGCCTGGCTGTACGCCGAGACCGTCCGACAGATCCACGCCCTCCAGCCCGGCTGCGGCGTCGAGCTGCTGATCCCGGACTTCAACGCCGTCCCCGAGCAGTTGGCCGAGGTCTTCGGCTCCCGTCCCGAGGTGCTGGCGCACAACGTGGAGACCGTGCCGCGCATCTTCAAGCGCATCCGGCCGGCGTTCCGCTACGACCGTTCGCTGGACGTGATCCGGCAGGCCCGCGCCGACGGTCTGGTCACCAAGAGCAACCTCATCCTGGGCATGGGCGAGGAGCGGGCCGAGGTCTCGCAGGCGCTGCGCGACCTGCACGACGCCGGCTGCGAGCTGATCACCATCACGCAGTACCTGCGTCCCTCGCCCCGGCACCACCCGGTGACCCGCTGGGTCAAGCCGGAGGAGTTCGTGGAGCTGCGCGAGGAGGCCGAGGAGATCGGCTTCGCCGGGGTGATGAGCGGGCCACTGGTGCGTTCGTCGTACCGGGCCGGTCGGCTCTACCAGCAGGCCATCGACGCCCGCGCCGCCGCCACGGTCGTCACCGCCGGCTGA
- the aspS gene encoding aspartate--tRNA(Asn) ligase produces MQRTLSHQLPARIGTTVRIAGWVHRRRLLKSVAFLIVRDAAGLAQVVVTDLAVRAELEKLTEETVVEVVGTATPNGTAPAGVELTDPTVRPLGPPATPPPFDLYRPALTASLPTQLDNAPTALRHPTRSAALRISAAAVAGFRATLDAHDFVEIHTPKVVSSSTESGANVFALDWFGRPAYLAQSPQFYKQLMVGVFERVYEVGPVFRAEPHDTVRHLAQYTSLDAELGFVTDHRDVMRVLRDTVAGMLDAVNGRAGSALATLGVTPPQVPAEIPAVHFTEALTIAGAPADEPDLAPAHERALGEWALREHGSDFLFVTGYPMAKRPFYTHPDPARPAYSNGFDLLFRGLELVTGGQRLHRHADYLAALAARGEPVEPYVGYLDAFRHGMPPHGGFAIGLERFVARLVGAANVREVTAFPRDLHRLTP; encoded by the coding sequence ATGCAACGAACCCTGTCCCACCAACTGCCCGCCAGGATCGGCACGACAGTGCGGATCGCCGGCTGGGTGCACCGCCGCCGACTGCTCAAGTCGGTGGCGTTCCTGATCGTGCGGGACGCCGCCGGCCTGGCCCAGGTGGTCGTCACCGACCTGGCCGTCCGCGCCGAGCTGGAGAAACTCACCGAAGAGACGGTCGTCGAGGTGGTCGGCACGGCAACGCCCAACGGCACGGCGCCCGCCGGGGTCGAGCTGACCGACCCGACGGTACGTCCACTCGGGCCGCCCGCCACGCCGCCACCGTTCGACCTGTACCGGCCGGCGCTCACCGCGAGCCTGCCCACCCAGCTGGACAACGCGCCCACCGCGCTGCGGCACCCCACCCGGTCGGCCGCGCTGCGGATCTCGGCGGCCGCAGTGGCCGGGTTCCGGGCCACACTCGACGCCCACGACTTCGTGGAGATCCACACGCCGAAGGTGGTCAGCTCCAGCACCGAGAGCGGAGCGAACGTGTTCGCGCTGGACTGGTTCGGCCGGCCCGCGTACCTGGCCCAGTCACCGCAGTTCTACAAGCAGCTGATGGTCGGCGTCTTCGAACGGGTCTACGAGGTGGGGCCGGTCTTTCGCGCCGAGCCGCACGACACCGTCCGGCACCTCGCGCAGTACACGTCGCTCGACGCGGAGCTGGGCTTCGTCACCGACCACCGGGACGTGATGCGCGTACTGCGCGACACAGTGGCCGGGATGCTGGACGCGGTGAACGGGCGGGCCGGCAGCGCTCTCGCGACGCTCGGCGTCACGCCGCCGCAGGTGCCGGCGGAGATCCCGGCCGTGCACTTCACCGAGGCGCTGACCATCGCCGGCGCGCCCGCCGACGAGCCGGACCTCGCGCCCGCCCACGAACGGGCTCTGGGTGAGTGGGCCCTGCGCGAACACGGTTCGGACTTCCTTTTCGTCACCGGCTACCCGATGGCGAAGCGACCCTTCTACACCCACCCGGACCCGGCGCGGCCCGCGTACTCGAACGGTTTTGACCTGCTCTTTCGCGGTCTGGAGCTGGTCACCGGTGGGCAGCGGCTGCACCGGCACGCCGACTACCTGGCGGCGTTGGCGGCCCGGGGTGAGCCGGTCGAGCCGTACGTCGGCTACCTGGACGCGTTCCGGCACGGCATGCCACCGCACGGCGGCTTCGCCATCGGCCTGGAACGGTTCGTGGCCCGGCTGGTCGGCGCCGCCAACGTCCGGGAGGTCACCGCGTTCCCACGTGACCTGCACCGACTGACGCCGTGA
- the lipB gene encoding lipoyl(octanoyl) transferase LipB → MTTTTPGLTAVRAGLLDYQAAWDEQRRLHESVVAGERGDTVLLLEHPSVYTAGKRTEPWDRPMDGTPVVDVDRGGKITWHGPGQLVGYPILRLPDPVDVVAYVRRTEELLIDVCAEVGLTAGRVEGRSGVWVPEDDRGPARKVAAIGIRVARGVTLHGFSINCDCDLTYFDRIVPCGIRDAGVTSLTAELGRPITVADVLPVVERRLSTLVEV, encoded by the coding sequence GTGACAACGACGACCCCCGGCCTGACGGCCGTCCGTGCCGGCCTGCTCGACTACCAGGCCGCCTGGGACGAGCAGCGGCGCCTGCACGAGTCGGTGGTGGCTGGCGAGCGCGGCGACACCGTGCTGCTGCTGGAGCACCCGAGCGTCTACACAGCGGGCAAGCGCACCGAGCCGTGGGACCGGCCGATGGACGGCACTCCGGTCGTGGACGTGGACCGCGGTGGCAAGATCACCTGGCATGGGCCGGGGCAGCTCGTCGGCTACCCGATCCTGCGTCTGCCCGACCCGGTGGACGTGGTCGCCTACGTACGCCGGACCGAAGAGCTGCTCATCGACGTCTGCGCCGAGGTCGGGCTGACCGCCGGACGGGTCGAGGGGCGCAGCGGCGTCTGGGTGCCCGAGGACGACCGAGGGCCGGCCCGCAAGGTGGCCGCCATCGGCATCCGGGTGGCCCGGGGCGTCACCCTGCACGGCTTCTCGATCAACTGCGACTGCGACCTGACGTACTTCGACCGGATCGTGCCGTGCGGCATCCGGGACGCGGGCGTCACCTCGCTCACCGCCGAGCTGGGCCGCCCGATCACCGTCGCCGACGTGCTGCCGGTGGTCGAGCGCCGACTCTCCACCCTCGTCGAGGTCTGA
- a CDS encoding helix-turn-helix transcriptional regulator — translation MTAPTAAAASTAPSAAAASTAPTAAAAPVGPAARPEPTPPPGHRPIGGAGGAGRHGMLEHVTVRAASSVLVGRHRETAALRDALGRARAGEPTTVLVGGEAGVGKTRLLEEFAGWATAGAARVLVGQCLELGEAGLPFAPFAAALRAVLRADGPEVFAGYEAEFAPLLPEQGRASATLAAPRSVALSDAPRGYLFDLVAELFQRLADARPLVLIIEDLHWADRSTRDLIGFLVRAARPGRLLLVCTYRTDELQRGHPLRPFLAELDRARGVERVELGRLDRDGTAAILADLLGAEPLARAVDDVHDRTQGNPFFIEELAVAGDPIGCAALPETLRDLLLARVDRLPEPTQRVLRIAAAGGTRFAHDLLAEVARLPEAELEDALRAAVAAQLVVADRDGDYEFRHALVREAVHDELLPGEHARLHARFAAAIEAQPHLVAAGRAPAEIAHHWYAAHDHPRALVAARAAARAAADRYAYAEQRRLLERALELWELVPDAADLLGMDHLALLEQTLDAAVTAGDFSRAITLTRAGLAEVDADAAPLRAARLLDQRGRLMALLGKSDGSRELDEAYRLAAGGPPGAERVRLLADIATHLVKIDPQKAARVAAEAATDAEAFGVNVALLSTRIALLCHGERDLTGGLAELSQAAAAARAAGDAPTLVLAMVFESDMLCELGRYAESAQAAEAGVAEARRVGISRSTGAYLLSNRAEALIALGRWDEAEAVCAEAARIDLSGVTGLHWLQLGAGLRLARAHPGADELVDRALTFLGRPYLWPNHRLPLHELAIEAALAADDKVEAIRAARVAVADESLPQLPREGWPVLSAAARTAARVSDRELAAAVAALAADLPALHPAARAHAAQVTALLAVGDQALPAWRTAVDAWRADGQPYPLGRALLALAEATAAAGERDETAAAVTEANEIGGRLGAAPLVEAAATLARRVGLRGAAGGGAGAALLTAREREVLRLVAEGHSNSRIAERLFISPKTASVHVSRIIAKLGVTNRVEAAALAHRLGLLTEAAVPR, via the coding sequence GTGACCGCGCCCACGGCGGCCGCCGCGTCCACCGCGCCCAGCGCGGCCGCCGCGTCCACCGCGCCCACGGCGGCCGCCGCGCCCGTCGGGCCGGCCGCTCGACCCGAGCCGACCCCGCCGCCCGGCCACCGGCCGATCGGCGGGGCCGGCGGAGCGGGCCGCCATGGCATGCTCGAACACGTGACCGTACGCGCCGCCAGCTCCGTCCTCGTCGGGCGCCACCGCGAGACCGCGGCACTGCGGGACGCGCTGGGTCGCGCCCGAGCCGGTGAGCCGACCACAGTGCTGGTCGGCGGCGAGGCGGGCGTGGGTAAGACCCGGCTGCTGGAGGAGTTCGCCGGCTGGGCCACCGCCGGCGCCGCGCGGGTGCTCGTCGGGCAGTGCCTGGAGCTGGGCGAGGCGGGCCTGCCGTTCGCGCCGTTCGCCGCCGCGTTGCGGGCGGTGCTCCGCGCCGACGGCCCCGAGGTCTTCGCCGGCTACGAGGCGGAGTTCGCTCCGCTCCTGCCGGAGCAGGGCCGCGCCTCCGCGACCCTTGCCGCACCGCGTTCGGTAGCACTCAGCGACGCCCCGCGCGGCTACCTGTTCGACCTGGTCGCCGAGCTGTTCCAGCGGCTGGCCGACGCTCGACCGCTGGTCCTGATCATCGAGGACCTGCACTGGGCCGACCGCTCCACCCGCGACCTGATCGGGTTCCTCGTCCGGGCGGCGCGGCCGGGCCGGCTGCTGCTGGTCTGCACCTACCGCACCGACGAGTTGCAGCGCGGGCACCCGTTGCGCCCGTTCCTCGCCGAGCTGGATCGGGCCCGGGGTGTGGAGCGGGTCGAGCTGGGCCGTCTGGACCGCGACGGCACCGCCGCGATCCTCGCCGACCTGCTCGGCGCCGAGCCGCTCGCCCGCGCCGTCGACGATGTCCACGACCGCACCCAGGGCAACCCCTTCTTCATCGAGGAGTTGGCCGTCGCCGGTGACCCGATCGGCTGCGCGGCGCTCCCCGAGACGCTGCGTGACCTGCTGCTGGCCCGGGTGGACCGGCTCCCCGAGCCGACCCAGCGGGTGTTGCGGATCGCGGCCGCCGGCGGCACCCGTTTCGCCCACGACCTGCTCGCCGAGGTCGCCCGGCTGCCCGAGGCCGAGCTGGAGGACGCGTTGCGCGCCGCCGTCGCCGCCCAGTTGGTGGTGGCCGACCGGGACGGTGACTACGAGTTCCGGCACGCGCTGGTCCGCGAGGCCGTCCACGACGAGTTGCTGCCCGGTGAGCACGCCCGGCTGCACGCCCGCTTCGCCGCCGCCATCGAGGCCCAGCCGCACCTGGTCGCCGCCGGCCGGGCCCCGGCCGAGATCGCCCACCACTGGTACGCCGCGCACGACCACCCGCGTGCCCTCGTCGCCGCACGAGCCGCCGCACGCGCCGCCGCCGACAGGTACGCGTACGCCGAGCAGCGCCGACTGCTGGAACGGGCGCTGGAGTTGTGGGAGTTGGTGCCGGACGCCGCCGACCTGCTCGGCATGGACCACCTGGCGTTGCTGGAGCAGACACTGGACGCCGCGGTCACCGCCGGCGACTTCAGTCGGGCCATCACCCTGACCCGGGCCGGGTTGGCCGAGGTGGACGCCGACGCCGCACCGCTGCGCGCCGCCCGCCTCCTGGACCAGCGGGGTCGACTGATGGCCCTGCTCGGCAAGAGCGACGGCAGCCGCGAGCTGGACGAGGCGTACCGGCTGGCCGCCGGTGGCCCGCCCGGCGCGGAGCGGGTCCGGCTGCTCGCCGACATCGCCACCCACCTGGTCAAGATCGACCCGCAGAAGGCAGCCCGGGTGGCAGCCGAGGCCGCCACCGACGCCGAGGCGTTCGGCGTGAACGTGGCCCTGCTGTCGACGCGGATCGCGCTGCTCTGCCACGGCGAGCGGGACCTGACCGGAGGGCTTGCCGAGTTGAGCCAGGCCGCCGCCGCTGCCCGCGCGGCGGGGGACGCGCCAACCCTGGTGCTCGCCATGGTGTTCGAGTCGGACATGCTCTGCGAGTTGGGCCGCTACGCCGAGTCCGCGCAGGCCGCCGAGGCGGGGGTGGCCGAGGCGCGACGGGTGGGGATCAGCCGCTCCACCGGGGCGTACCTGCTCTCCAACCGGGCCGAGGCGCTCATCGCGCTGGGCCGGTGGGACGAGGCCGAGGCGGTCTGCGCGGAAGCCGCCCGGATCGACCTGTCCGGTGTCACCGGACTGCACTGGCTCCAACTGGGCGCCGGGCTGCGGCTGGCCCGCGCCCATCCGGGCGCCGACGAGCTGGTCGACCGGGCGCTCACCTTCCTCGGTCGGCCGTACCTGTGGCCGAACCACCGCCTGCCCCTGCACGAGCTGGCGATCGAGGCCGCGTTGGCCGCAGACGACAAGGTCGAGGCGATACGGGCGGCCCGCGTCGCGGTGGCCGACGAGAGCCTGCCGCAGCTGCCCCGGGAGGGTTGGCCGGTGCTCAGCGCCGCCGCGCGTACCGCAGCCCGGGTGAGTGACCGGGAGCTGGCGGCCGCCGTGGCGGCGCTCGCCGCCGACCTGCCGGCGCTTCACCCGGCGGCCCGTGCGCACGCCGCCCAGGTCACCGCGCTACTGGCGGTCGGCGACCAGGCGCTGCCGGCCTGGCGTACGGCGGTCGACGCGTGGCGGGCCGACGGGCAGCCCTACCCGCTGGGCCGGGCCCTGCTGGCGCTGGCCGAGGCGACGGCCGCCGCCGGGGAACGCGACGAGACGGCGGCGGCGGTCACCGAGGCCAACGAGATCGGCGGACGGCTGGGTGCGGCGCCGCTGGTCGAGGCGGCTGCCACCCTGGCACGGCGGGTCGGCCTGCGCGGCGCGGCCGGGGGCGGGGCCGGCGCGGCCCTGCTGACCGCCCGAGAGCGGGAGGTGCTGCGGTTGGTCGCCGAGGGGCACAGCAACAGCCGGATCGCCGAGCGGTTGTTCATCTCCCCGAAGACGGCAAGCGTGCACGTCTCCCGGATCATCGCGAAGCTGGGCGTGACCAACCGGGTGGAGGCCGCCGCCCTGGCCCACCGCCTCGGCCTGCTCACCGAGGCCGCCGTGCCGCGCTGA